A single window of Coleofasciculus sp. FACHB-1120 DNA harbors:
- a CDS encoding NACHT domain-containing protein yields the protein MVDWLLVWGVNTVAGFVFTEVLAPLAKGALDDYVKDFFKDSIKDFTGLFQKDILQTVVGKALKEFLQLVQQELEDAEISEEQLPAYTTPFNQFINDKSVKEILGSAFQYDCQAINIKKLSITWYQLDLLSLPEGFDWEQIGKRYLKKVKAIIRESDELRAILDSQNLEAIQQSTKELAGIPTEFDLRRYQEGLQERYANLNLDSLDTTVYDYREKLKVWQVFIAQDVRECQEYLPQVYEIPKEHQKRLRESNQLEADVNPEGWERYKEVYYQQPIRSVLDIVNDYQTYPYVVILGDPGSGKSTLLQYIALNWARTPLNNVIEESIPLLIELRAYIRNRDSGECKDFLEFFHKGCGIVCRLNQHELHERLRTGKVLVMFDGLDEVFDPAKREEVITDIHRFTNEYPKARVIVTSRIIGYKPQRLRDAQFRHFMLQDLESEQIEDFLYRWHGLTFTDEADKVRKQERLQQAIKKSSAIGELAGNPLLLTMMAILNRNQELPRDRPELYNQASRLLLHQWDVEQKLLENPRVDSVTIDYKDKQAILRQVAYQMQASEKSLAGNLISADDLEKVLTDYLKTIEVEQARTVTRLLIEQLRHRNFILCFLGADYYAFVHRTFLEYFCASEFVWQFEKERSLSLEELKTEVFGKHWQDESWHEVLRLIAGMIDTSFAGQTIDYLMALNGEAKKFINLLLAAKCLSDVRNRSAITATASKLLNHLKDLTTQVSVNFVVRQQAVSAIATTWKEELETLTWLKTLAQSTDEMDTYVRYIAVGEVANGWKDNPANLLWLKTCACSRDWRVQQVAVQQIARDWRDHSDTLSWLKALTQIDNTLNVQYIAVMELARGWKNDLDTLSILKSNALSGKNWEERYVAVNELAKGWKDEPGMFEFLCDRALKDPFERKEDKQYNPRQIALEGIIKNYADHPQTLTLLRDRAENDLDEKVREFASKKLKELDN from the coding sequence ATGGTGGATTGGTTATTGGTCTGGGGAGTTAATACTGTCGCGGGATTTGTGTTTACAGAGGTTCTGGCTCCCTTAGCCAAAGGAGCTTTAGACGATTACGTCAAAGATTTTTTCAAAGACAGCATCAAGGATTTTACGGGATTATTCCAGAAAGATATCCTGCAAACAGTAGTTGGTAAAGCTCTGAAGGAATTTTTGCAATTAGTGCAGCAGGAATTAGAAGATGCTGAAATTTCTGAAGAACAACTGCCAGCTTACACCACACCATTTAATCAATTTATTAATGATAAATCTGTTAAAGAGATATTAGGAAGTGCTTTTCAATATGACTGTCAAGCTATAAATATTAAGAAATTATCTATAACTTGGTATCAGCTAGACTTGTTATCTTTGCCAGAGGGATTTGATTGGGAACAGATTGGCAAGCGTTATCTTAAAAAAGTTAAAGCTATCATCCGCGAATCAGACGAATTACGCGCTATACTTGACTCTCAAAATCTAGAAGCTATTCAACAAAGCACTAAAGAACTGGCTGGAATTCCTACTGAATTTGACTTGAGGCGATATCAGGAAGGGCTGCAAGAGCGATACGCCAATCTTAATTTAGATAGTTTAGATACGACTGTTTACGACTATCGAGAAAAACTCAAGGTATGGCAAGTTTTCATAGCACAGGATGTGCGAGAATGCCAGGAATATTTACCCCAAGTTTACGAGATTCCTAAAGAGCATCAAAAACGACTGAGAGAGAGTAACCAACTTGAAGCAGACGTCAACCCGGAGGGGTGGGAACGATACAAAGAAGTTTATTATCAACAGCCAATTCGCTCAGTTTTGGATATTGTTAATGATTATCAAACCTATCCTTATGTTGTAATTTTGGGCGATCCGGGTTCGGGAAAGTCCACATTGTTGCAATACATCGCTTTGAACTGGGCAAGAACGCCCCTGAATAATGTTATTGAAGAGTCAATTCCGTTGCTGATTGAATTGCGGGCTTACATTCGCAATCGCGACTCTGGAGAGTGCAAAGATTTTCTGGAGTTCTTTCACAAGGGCTGTGGAATTGTCTGTCGCCTCAATCAACATGAACTCCACGAACGGCTAAGAACTGGCAAGGTTTTGGTGATGTTTGATGGGTTGGATGAGGTGTTCGATCCGGCGAAGCGGGAGGAGGTAATTACTGATATTCATCGTTTCACGAATGAATATCCGAAGGCGCGGGTAATTGTTACCTCTCGCATTATTGGCTACAAGCCTCAACGGTTGCGAGATGCACAGTTTCGTCACTTCATGCTGCAAGATTTAGAGTCAGAGCAAATCGAGGATTTTCTCTATCGATGGCATGGATTAACGTTCACCGATGAGGCGGATAAAGTTAGAAAACAGGAGCGACTGCAACAGGCAATTAAAAAGTCTTCAGCGATTGGAGAACTGGCGGGAAATCCTCTCCTGCTGACAATGATGGCGATTTTGAACCGCAATCAAGAATTGCCAAGAGATAGACCAGAACTCTACAACCAAGCGTCGCGGTTACTGCTGCATCAATGGGATGTCGAGCAGAAATTGCTAGAAAATCCGAGGGTAGATTCGGTAACGATTGACTATAAAGATAAGCAAGCAATACTGCGTCAGGTAGCTTACCAGATGCAAGCTAGTGAAAAAAGTTTGGCTGGCAACTTGATTAGTGCAGATGATTTAGAAAAGGTATTGACTGATTATCTGAAAACTATAGAAGTTGAGCAAGCCAGAACGGTTACTAGGTTACTAATTGAGCAACTGCGACACCGTAACTTTATTTTGTGTTTCTTGGGTGCAGATTACTATGCCTTTGTGCATCGGACGTTTTTGGAATACTTTTGTGCTAGTGAGTTTGTCTGGCAATTTGAGAAGGAACGCAGTCTTTCACTGGAGGAACTGAAAACAGAGGTTTTTGGCAAGCATTGGCAGGATGAATCTTGGCATGAAGTTCTGCGGCTGATTGCGGGAATGATTGATACGAGTTTTGCCGGTCAAACAATTGATTATCTGATGGCTTTAAATGGCGAAGCGAAAAAGTTTATCAACCTACTTTTGGCAGCTAAATGCCTTTCAGATGTGAGGAATCGAAGTGCGATCACAGCAACTGCAAGTAAACTGCTAAATCACCTTAAAGACTTAACTACTCAGGTAAGTGTAAATTTTGTAGTTCGCCAACAAGCGGTTTCAGCAATTGCAACAACCTGGAAAGAGGAACTAGAAACCCTGACCTGGCTTAAAACCCTTGCTCAGTCAACAGATGAAATGGATACTTATGTACGATATATAGCGGTGGGAGAGGTAGCCAACGGTTGGAAAGACAATCCAGCAAATTTACTTTGGCTCAAAACCTGTGCTTGCTCCCGTGATTGGCGTGTCCAGCAGGTAGCAGTGCAACAGATAGCAAGGGATTGGAGAGATCATTCAGATACCTTATCTTGGCTTAAAGCTCTCACTCAAATTGATAATACTTTAAATGTGCAATACATAGCGGTGATGGAGCTAGCTAGAGGTTGGAAAAACGATCTTGATACTTTATCTATCCTCAAATCCAATGCTCTGTCTGGCAAGAATTGGGAAGAGCGATATGTGGCAGTGAATGAATTAGCCAAAGGTTGGAAGGATGAGCCTGGGATGTTTGAATTTTTGTGCGATCGCGCCCTTAAAGATCCCTTTGAGCGTAAGGAAGACAAGCAATACAACCCTCGGCAAATTGCACTTGAGGGAATTATCAAAAATTATGCTGACCATCCTCAGACTCTAACGCTGTTGCGCGACAGAGCAGAAAATGACCTAGACGAAAAAGTACGCGAGTTCGCCAGCAAGAAACTCAAAGAATTAGATAATTAA
- a CDS encoding 3-isopropylmalate dehydratase large subunit encodes MGMTLTEKILARASGRAIVEPTENIWVNVDLLMTHDVCGPGTIGVFKREFGADAKVWDKEKIVLIPDHYIFTADERANRNVDILRDFAKEQDIKYFYDITDRADFKANPDYKGVCHIALAQEGHTRPGEVLFGTDSHTCNAGAFGQFATGIGNTDAGFIMGTGKLLIKVPATMRFVFEGEMPNYLLAKDLILQIIGDIGVAGATYRALEFSGTTINGLSMEDRMTLCNMAIEAGGKNGTVAPDETTFEYVRARTDKPFEPVYTDADARFYSDRHYDVSKLEPVVAKPHSPDNRALARECRDVKIDRVYIGSCTGGKTSDFMYAARILKGQQVKVPTYLVPATQKVYEDLFTQKYEGQTLSEIFLAAGCIEPAAPSCAACLGGPKDTFGRLNEPEICVSTTNRNFPGRMGNKEAGIYLASPYTAAASALTGYVTDPRDFM; translated from the coding sequence ATGGGGATGACTCTCACCGAAAAAATCTTGGCTCGTGCCTCTGGTCGGGCTATTGTCGAACCGACGGAAAATATTTGGGTTAACGTTGATTTGTTAATGACCCATGACGTTTGTGGCCCCGGTACAATCGGGGTATTTAAGCGTGAATTTGGCGCTGATGCTAAAGTCTGGGACAAAGAAAAGATTGTTTTGATTCCAGACCATTACATTTTTACTGCCGACGAACGCGCTAACCGCAACGTTGATATTCTGCGCGACTTTGCCAAAGAGCAAGACATTAAATATTTCTACGACATCACCGACCGAGCCGATTTTAAAGCCAATCCCGATTACAAAGGTGTTTGTCACATTGCCCTAGCACAAGAAGGTCACACCCGTCCGGGGGAAGTGCTGTTTGGTACCGATTCCCACACCTGCAACGCGGGCGCTTTTGGTCAGTTCGCCACCGGCATCGGCAACACAGACGCTGGCTTCATTATGGGAACCGGCAAGCTGCTAATCAAAGTCCCGGCGACGATGCGCTTTGTCTTCGAGGGCGAAATGCCGAATTACCTGTTGGCGAAAGACCTGATCTTACAAATCATTGGAGATATTGGGGTTGCTGGAGCTACCTATCGGGCGCTGGAATTTTCCGGTACTACCATTAACGGTCTGTCGATGGAAGACCGGATGACGCTGTGTAATATGGCGATTGAGGCGGGTGGCAAAAATGGCACTGTCGCCCCGGATGAGACGACGTTTGAGTACGTCCGCGCCCGGACGGATAAGCCTTTTGAGCCAGTTTATACGGATGCTGACGCTCGTTTCTACTCAGATCGGCATTATGATGTCTCCAAATTAGAGCCGGTTGTCGCGAAGCCCCATTCGCCAGACAATCGTGCTTTGGCGCGGGAATGTCGGGATGTCAAGATTGACCGAGTTTATATCGGTTCTTGCACTGGCGGCAAAACTTCAGATTTTATGTACGCTGCCCGCATTCTTAAAGGACAGCAGGTGAAGGTTCCTACTTATTTAGTACCGGCAACGCAGAAAGTCTACGAAGACTTGTTCACGCAGAAGTACGAAGGCCAAACTTTGTCTGAGATTTTCTTGGCGGCTGGTTGCATTGAGCCTGCTGCACCTTCCTGCGCGGCTTGTTTGGGTGGCCCCAAGGATACTTTCGGGCGTCTGAATGAGCCGGAAATTTGCGTTTCTACGACTAACCGCAATTTCCCCGGTCGGATGGGGAATAAAGAGGCGGGGATTTATCTAGCTTCGCCTTATACGGCTGCGGCTTCGGCGTTGACTGGATATGTAACCGACCCCCGCGATTTTATGTAG
- the nuoK gene encoding NADH-quinone oxidoreductase subunit NuoK: protein MHLELQYFLLLAAALFCIGIYGLITSRNAVRVLMSIELLLNSVNLNLMAFSNFLDPQEIKGQVFSVFVITVAAAEAAVGLAIVLSIYRNRETVDMEQFNLLKW, encoded by the coding sequence ATGCACTTAGAACTTCAGTATTTTCTACTGCTAGCCGCTGCCCTCTTCTGCATCGGTATCTATGGCTTGATTACCAGCCGTAATGCTGTTCGCGTGCTGATGTCGATTGAATTGCTGCTGAATTCTGTAAACCTGAATTTAATGGCTTTTTCTAATTTCCTCGATCCTCAAGAAATTAAAGGTCAGGTTTTTTCTGTCTTTGTGATTACTGTTGCAGCCGCTGAAGCCGCTGTGGGTTTGGCGATTGTGCTATCAATCTATCGCAACCGCGAGACGGTGGACATGGAGCAGTTTAATCTGTTGAAGTGGTAA